One Malania oleifera isolate guangnan ecotype guangnan chromosome 9, ASM2987363v1, whole genome shotgun sequence DNA segment encodes these proteins:
- the LOC131163891 gene encoding protein NRT1/ PTR FAMILY 7.3, which produces MTPTALLFFVPIPSILQFLLASYSSFITIIITFCFFLLSTFFVTLTRIAPPLTPSMACFHVSKDKEGKLKDDEERCTLDGTVDGHGRPAIRGKTGKWVAGIIILLNQGLATLAFFGVGVNLVLFLTRVLQQNNADAANNVSKWTGTVYIFSLVGAFLSDSYWGRYKTCAIFQVIFVIGLVSLSLSSQLFLIRPNGCGDEQTSCRSHSSSEIALFYLSIYLVALGNGGYQPNIATLGADQFDEEDPKESHSKVAFFSYFYLALNLGSLFSNTILGYFEDEGLWALGFWVSAGSAFSALAMFLIGTPRYRHFKPSGNPLSRFCQVIVSATKKWRAEMTLDGDDFYEVDGKESSMNGCRKILHTDGFKFLDRAAYISSRDLEDQKKGLRNPWQLCPISQVEEVKCILRLLPIWLCTIIYSVVFTQMASLFVEQGAAMKTTVANFRIPPASMSSFDILSVAAFIFIYRRVLDPLVGRIKKTDSKGLTELQRMGIGLVIAVIAMISAGIVECYRLKYANKDCTHCEGSSSLSIFWQVPQYAFIGASEVFMYVGQLEFFNAQAPDGLKSFGSALCMTSISLGNYVSSLLVTMVMKISTVDHMPGWIPGNLNKGHLDRFYFLLAALTSINLLVYMACAKWYKNIKLEGKCGRNDEKDDDLKYMI; this is translated from the exons ATGACTCCAACCGCTCTTCTCTTTTTTGTCCCAATCCCTTCCATCCTTCAATTCCTCCTAGCCAGCTATAGCTccttcatcaccatcatcatcaccTTCTGCTTCTTCCTCCTCTCTACTTTCTTTGTAACTCTCACACGCATTGCCCCTCCCTTAACACCATCAATGGCATGCTTCCATGTTTCCAAGGACAAGGAG GGTAAGCTGAAAGATGATGAAGAGAGGTGCACTCTTGATGGAACTGTTGATGGGCATGGTCGACCAGCAATCAGAGGGAAAACTGGAAAATGGGTTGCCGGAATCATCATTCTCT TGAATCAAGGATTAGCTACTCTTGCATTCTTTGGAGTTGGGGTGAACTTGGTGCTGTTTCTGACTAGGGTGTTACAACAGAACAATGCTGATGCTGCCAATAATGTAAGCAAATGGACAGGAACTGTCTACATATTCTCTCTAGTTGGGGCATTCCTCAGTGATTCCTACTGGGGAAGATACAAAACTTGTGCCATCTTTCAAGTCATCTTTGTCATA GGTTTGGTATCGCTATCCCTGTCGTCGCAACTTTTCTTAATCAGACCTAATGGTTGCGGGGATGAACAGACCTCCTGTAGATCACACTCAAGCTCAGAGATTGCATTGTTTTATCTCTCCATTTATCTTGTTGCCCTGGGAAATGGGGGTTATCAGCCTAATATTGCTACCTTGGGAGCTGATCAGTTTGATGAAGAGGACCCTAAAGAGAGCCATTCCAAAGTTGCCTTCTTCAGCTATTTCTACCTAGCTCTGAACCTAGGTTCCCTCTTCTCAAACACCATATTGGGTTACTTTGAGGATGAAGGGCTGTGGGCTTTGGGGTTTTGGGTGTCTGCAGGCTCTGCCTTTTCAGCGCTAGCTATGTTTCTCATTGGAACGCCGAGGTACAGGCACTTCAAGCCCAGTGGTAACCCGCTCTCCCGATTTTGCCAAGTGATAGTCTCTGCAACGAAGAAATGGAGGGCTGAGATGACACTGGATGGAGATGACTTCTATGAAGTAGATGGAAAGGAGTCTTCCATGAATGGTTGTAGAAAGATACTCCACACCGATGGAtttaa ATTCTTGGACAGAGCAGCATACATTTCCTCAAGAGATTTAGAGGACCAGAAGAAGGGTCTTCGCAACCCGTGGCAACTCTGCCCAATTTCACAAGTTGAAGAGGTGAAATGCATATTGAGACTACTGCCCATTTGGCTGTGCACGATAATCTACTCTGTGGTCTTCACACAAATGGCCTCCCTCTTTGTAGAGCAAGGGGCCGCCATGAAGACCACTGTTGCAAACTTCCGAATCCCTCCTGCAAGCATGTCGAGCTTTGACATTCTCAGTGTAGCAGCTTTCATTTTCATCTATCGGCGAGTTCTTGACCCGCTTGTGGGCAGAATAAAGAAGACAGATTCAAAAGGACTGACAGAACTTCAAAGAATGGGGATTGGTCTTGTTATAGCAGTAATTGCAATGATCTCTGCAGGGATTGTTGAGTGTTACAGACTAAAATATGCTAATAAGGATTGCACACACTGTGAAGGCTCCAGCTCATTGAGCATCTTCTGGCAAGTCCCTCAGTATGCATTTATAGGAGCTTCTGAAGTTTTCATGTACGTTGGTCAATTGGAGTTCTTCAATGCCCAAGCACCTGATGGGCTAAAGAGCTTTGGAAGTGCGCTCTGTATGACATCGATCTCGCTAGGGAACTATGTGAGCAGCTTGCTTGTGACTATGGTTATGAAGATCTCGACTGTGGATCACATGCCAGGGTGGATCCCAGGAAACCTTAACAAGGGTCATTTGGATAGGTTCTACTTCCTCCTAGCTGCATTGACATCCATCAATCTACTTGTCTACATGGCATGTGCCAAGTGGTACAAGAATATCAAATTGGAGGGAAAATGCGGGAggaatgatgaaaaagatgatgaTCTGAAGTACATGATATGA